One genomic window of Candidatus Nitrospira inopinata includes the following:
- a CDS encoding methyltransferase: MNLGSGFMASKTLLSAVELGLFTVLAEGPLTCEALAARLQLHPRGARDFFDALVALNMLKRGGSRYRNTPETAIFLDRTKPSYIGGLLEMANARLYGFWGGLTEALRTGTPQNEVRSGGDFYGTLYSDPARLEAFLKAMTALSIGSALGIARKFPWKKYKTFVDIGCAQGGVAVEVASAHKHLTGGGMDLPVVQPIFESYAQGKGLAARLRFHPGDFFKDPFPKTHVVIMGHVLHNWSLDEKLILLRKAYSAVPPGGAVIVHEALIDDERSKNVFGLLMSLNMLIETPGGFDFTGADCQRWLKEVGFARSRVIKLDGPNSMVVGWK; encoded by the coding sequence AGCGGATTCATGGCGTCGAAAACGTTGCTGAGCGCGGTCGAGTTGGGTCTGTTCACCGTGCTGGCGGAGGGACCGCTGACCTGCGAAGCCTTGGCGGCGCGGCTTCAGTTGCATCCGCGCGGCGCGCGCGATTTCTTCGACGCCCTCGTGGCGCTGAATATGCTCAAACGCGGGGGATCGCGCTATCGCAATACGCCGGAGACGGCGATCTTTCTTGACCGGACCAAACCATCGTACATCGGCGGGCTGTTGGAGATGGCCAACGCCCGCCTCTACGGATTTTGGGGAGGCTTGACGGAGGCGCTTCGGACCGGGACGCCGCAGAATGAGGTTCGGTCCGGCGGAGATTTCTACGGTACGCTGTACTCGGACCCGGCCAGGCTGGAAGCCTTTCTCAAGGCCATGACGGCCCTCAGCATCGGATCGGCCCTCGGCATCGCGCGGAAATTTCCCTGGAAGAAGTACAAGACGTTTGTCGATATCGGCTGCGCCCAAGGCGGCGTGGCGGTTGAGGTGGCGTCGGCTCACAAACACCTGACGGGCGGCGGGATGGATCTTCCGGTCGTTCAGCCCATCTTTGAATCTTACGCGCAGGGAAAGGGACTTGCCGCCCGGCTGCGCTTCCATCCTGGAGACTTTTTTAAGGATCCTTTTCCGAAGACCCACGTCGTCATCATGGGCCACGTCCTTCACAACTGGAGTCTCGACGAGAAACTCATCTTGCTTCGGAAGGCCTATTCGGCCGTTCCTCCCGGCGGGGCGGTGATCGTTCATGAAGCCCTGATCGATGACGAACGGAGCAAGAACGTGTTCGGTTTGTTGATGAGCCTGAACATGTTGATTGAAACCCCCGGAGGGTTCGACTTTACCGGCGCGGACTGTCAACGATGGCTGAAGGAAGTCGGATTCGCCCGTAGTCGAGTCATCAAACTTGACGGGCCGAACAGCATGGTCGTGGGGTGGAAGTAG
- a CDS encoding tetratricopeptide repeat protein — protein MSAALKFLMMMPLILLSGCVDSTKSPYVGVHDLVARLDDARSLAEEGSADDQYRLGLRYERFARDHQEAARWYRMAAQQDHADAMYRLCILSDRGLGLPQDYQEALRWCGLAADSRQANAMLIVGGFFERGRGVPKDLIQAYHWYNLAAAHGLEEGAKRRDRLAGAMTVAQIARAQNLTRNWRPNMQAPLE, from the coding sequence ATGTCAGCCGCGTTGAAATTTCTTATGATGATGCCACTGATTCTTCTCTCAGGGTGCGTTGACTCCACCAAGTCCCCCTACGTCGGCGTTCATGATCTGGTCGCGCGCTTGGACGACGCCCGCTCCCTTGCCGAGGAAGGAAGCGCCGACGACCAATACCGTCTCGGCTTGCGGTACGAACGTTTCGCCCGCGACCATCAAGAAGCAGCCCGCTGGTATCGCATGGCCGCTCAACAAGACCATGCGGACGCCATGTATCGCCTTTGCATCCTGTCTGACAGAGGGTTGGGCCTGCCTCAAGACTACCAAGAAGCGTTGCGGTGGTGCGGCCTCGCGGCCGACTCAAGGCAGGCGAACGCCATGTTGATCGTCGGCGGCTTTTTCGAGCGGGGGCGCGGCGTTCCCAAAGATCTGATACAAGCGTATCACTGGTACAATCTGGCGGCCGCTCATGGTCTTGAAGAAGGAGCCAAGCGACGGGACCGACTCGCCGGCGCCATGACGGTTGCGCAGATCGCTCGCGCGCAGAACCTGACCAGAAACTGGAGGCCCAACATGCAGGCTCCATTGGAATAA
- a CDS encoding GNAT family N-acetyltransferase codes for MLHVRPATENDFPSILRVQRAAFGEYAPLYHVSGWTTETIDSLKEDAKTKHIVVAESEGTIVGSVRFWTVGGVCVIRLLSVDPASQGRGLGKQLMSEVERRATDAHKLYACTMLRTPRNIHFFLSLGYRAEALLPDHYDHLDLICFAKYR; via the coding sequence ATGTTGCACGTTCGCCCCGCCACCGAAAACGACTTCCCCTCGATCTTACGGGTTCAACGGGCCGCATTTGGAGAATATGCCCCTCTCTACCACGTCAGCGGATGGACGACCGAAACGATCGACAGTCTCAAAGAAGACGCGAAAACCAAGCACATTGTGGTCGCCGAATCGGAGGGAACGATCGTCGGATCGGTTCGCTTTTGGACGGTGGGCGGGGTATGCGTCATCCGGCTGCTGTCCGTTGATCCCGCCTCTCAGGGGCGAGGCCTCGGCAAACAACTGATGAGCGAAGTCGAGCGCAGAGCGACAGACGCCCATAAACTCTATGCCTGCACCATGTTGCGTACACCGCGAAACATTCATTTTTTCCTGAGCCTCGGGTACAGGGCCGAAGCGCTCCTTCCCGACCACTACGATCACCTTGATTTGATCTGTTTTGCGAAGTATCGATGA
- a CDS encoding ComEA family DNA-binding protein: MTSPTRLFMLPMILISLFTVTPSVGAEPTTKVKPSEAAPGTERRPIANLIDINSATLADLRSLPGVGTVTAQKIVAGRPYASIDDLKARKIVSVKTYDKIRDRVSVATPKGALYRDREQPAVPKSGNH, from the coding sequence ATGACATCTCCCACTCGTCTCTTCATGCTTCCGATGATCTTGATCTCGCTTTTCACGGTTACGCCATCAGTCGGCGCGGAACCGACGACAAAAGTCAAACCGTCCGAGGCCGCGCCGGGGACGGAACGGCGGCCAATTGCAAACCTCATTGACATCAATTCAGCCACGCTTGCCGACTTGCGATCGCTCCCTGGCGTCGGAACCGTCACCGCTCAAAAAATCGTGGCCGGTCGCCCCTATGCGTCCATCGACGACTTGAAAGCTCGCAAAATCGTATCGGTCAAAACCTATGACAAGATTCGCGACCGAGTCAGCGTCGCCACTCCAAAAGGCGCGCTCTATCGCGATCGCGAGCAGCCGGCCGTGCCGAAGTCCGGCAACCACTGA
- a CDS encoding YihY/virulence factor BrkB family protein yields MANSPTRFERFAKHDLWNSDLSALPFPQRGIMHALRLITAVALEFRPRLLDARAAGLVFTTLLSLVPFLAVMFSVLKAFGVHHQIEPVLAQALEPLGPKSLEITSRIIEFVDNLKIGVLGTVGVASLIYTSYSLVDKIEQALNAIWMVRQGRPWNRKFTDYLSVVLVGPVLIFTAFGVLASLQSHTVVRWLMEIEPFGSLFLWTAEIVPFLVLCGVFTFFYKFIPYTRVRVTSALVGGVSAAILWGVAGEVFAKFVAASAKYSAIYSTFAVLILFLLWLYTGWMIILIGAQFSFFHQHPTAYLSRQLWQRGTPAFRERVTVNLLLALACRYLQGSSPLRLSDLAIKLNLPDELVAEELERLIEADMVGLMKEPEGVGLIKAPELITIKEILDLVRDGNPGGASGRLPPDDPLEALLRRRDEAVARSLEGQTLRSLAEQRMSCAAPIKNQATTS; encoded by the coding sequence ATGGCAAATAGTCCGACACGTTTCGAACGGTTCGCAAAACATGATCTGTGGAATTCGGATCTTTCCGCATTGCCGTTTCCGCAGCGCGGGATCATGCATGCCCTGCGCCTCATTACCGCGGTGGCACTGGAGTTTCGCCCGCGCTTGCTCGATGCGCGCGCGGCCGGGCTCGTGTTTACCACGCTCCTGTCGCTGGTTCCGTTTCTTGCCGTCATGTTTTCGGTCTTGAAAGCCTTCGGGGTGCATCATCAAATCGAGCCGGTGCTGGCCCAAGCTTTGGAGCCGCTGGGACCGAAAAGCCTGGAAATCACCAGTCGTATCATCGAGTTTGTCGATAATCTCAAGATCGGGGTATTGGGCACCGTCGGCGTGGCAAGCCTCATTTATACCAGCTACTCCCTGGTTGATAAGATCGAACAGGCTCTGAACGCTATTTGGATGGTTCGCCAAGGCCGACCCTGGAACCGTAAATTCACGGATTATCTCAGCGTCGTCTTGGTGGGCCCCGTACTGATCTTCACGGCCTTCGGCGTTCTGGCGTCTCTCCAGAGCCATACCGTGGTTCGATGGCTCATGGAGATAGAGCCCTTCGGTTCACTGTTTTTATGGACCGCCGAGATCGTTCCCTTCCTCGTGCTTTGCGGAGTGTTCACTTTCTTCTACAAATTTATCCCCTATACCCGCGTTCGGGTGACCTCCGCCTTGGTGGGAGGGGTCTCCGCCGCTATTTTGTGGGGCGTCGCCGGGGAGGTGTTTGCCAAATTCGTCGCCGCGTCCGCCAAATACAGCGCGATCTATTCCACTTTTGCCGTGCTGATTTTATTCCTCCTTTGGCTTTACACCGGCTGGATGATCATCCTGATCGGCGCCCAGTTCTCATTCTTTCATCAACATCCGACCGCGTACCTCTCCCGCCAACTCTGGCAGCGGGGCACTCCGGCGTTTCGCGAGCGCGTCACGGTGAATCTGTTGCTGGCCTTGGCCTGCCGCTATCTTCAGGGGAGTTCGCCTCTCCGTCTTTCCGATCTGGCGATCAAACTGAATTTGCCCGACGAACTGGTGGCCGAAGAATTGGAACGGTTGATCGAAGCGGACATGGTCGGTCTCATGAAGGAACCGGAGGGCGTCGGTCTCATCAAAGCCCCCGAGTTGATCACGATCAAAGAAATCCTCGATCTCGTTCGAGATGGCAATCCAGGCGGAGCAAGCGGGCGCCTGCCTCCCGACGATCCGCTCGAAGCGCTCCTCCGACGGCGCGATGAAGCGGTGGCCCGATCTCTCGAGGGACAGACGTTGCGCTCGCTGGCCGAGCAACGAATGTCCTGCGCCGCTCCGATCAAGAACCAAGCGACGACTAGCTGA
- a CDS encoding BACON domain-containing protein, which translates to MRSTPFHFKNFSETIPQVWLGQLPRMCCLAMAVGSVVLWSSASPAATLMWNANTESDLAGYRVYQCTQLPCSRAAGTTSLLANLGTVTSFDIGTPTTVRYYVVTAYDFNNNESNDSNVATYTPPSAPPSPPVIGVSPTSLSFTAVQGSGNPSPQTLSVSNAGGGTLTWSSSDNASWLTHTPQSGTGNGTITVSVATDSLAAGTYTATLTLSATGAGSVSVPVTVTVTAPTVAYPPRPLNLQLRSVAPRGAR; encoded by the coding sequence ATGCGTTCAACACCTTTTCATTTCAAAAATTTTTCTGAAACTATCCCGCAGGTCTGGCTTGGACAGTTGCCGCGCATGTGTTGCCTCGCAATGGCCGTCGGCTCCGTCGTGCTTTGGAGCAGCGCCTCTCCCGCAGCCACGCTGATGTGGAACGCCAACACCGAATCCGATCTGGCGGGATATCGTGTCTATCAATGCACTCAATTGCCCTGCAGTCGAGCCGCCGGTACGACGTCGCTGCTGGCCAACTTGGGAACGGTCACGAGTTTCGATATCGGAACGCCCACAACGGTTCGCTATTACGTGGTGACGGCCTATGATTTTAACAACAACGAATCGAACGACAGCAACGTCGCCACGTACACCCCGCCGTCTGCTCCCCCATCACCGCCGGTGATCGGCGTGAGCCCGACCAGCCTGTCTTTCACCGCCGTCCAAGGAAGCGGCAATCCTTCACCTCAAACGCTCAGCGTCAGCAATGCGGGCGGAGGCACCCTGACCTGGTCATCCAGTGACAATGCGTCATGGCTGACACACACGCCACAGTCAGGAACAGGAAACGGAACCATCACGGTAAGCGTCGCAACCGACTCCCTTGCGGCCGGAACCTACACGGCAACCTTGACGCTGAGCGCGACGGGAGCCGGGAGCGTGTCAGTGCCCGTGACCGTCACCGTGACCGCGCCTACCGTGGCTTACCCCCCCAGACCATTGAATTTGCAATTGCGCTCCGTGGCGCCACGAGGCGCACGATAA
- a CDS encoding P-II family nitrogen regulator, giving the protein MKMLLIVFREVMAPHVHALLKEHGVTAFTELHNVAGTGMTGPTVQFSLSADANRMIFAAVSEQVASRLVDGLTAFREKHVTRQSDNLVPLHAFILPCEQVV; this is encoded by the coding sequence ATGAAAATGTTGCTGATCGTCTTTCGAGAAGTGATGGCGCCCCACGTTCACGCCCTGTTGAAAGAACACGGTGTCACGGCGTTTACCGAACTGCATAATGTCGCGGGGACGGGAATGACCGGCCCCACCGTTCAATTTTCCCTCTCGGCCGACGCCAATCGCATGATCTTCGCGGCGGTTTCCGAACAAGTCGCCAGCCGCCTGGTTGATGGATTGACGGCGTTCCGGGAAAAACACGTGACGCGACAGAGCGACAACCTCGTTCCGCTTCACGCCTTTATTCTCCCTTGCGAACAGGTGGTCTAA